gcgagtctcgggtcgtagacgaggccttggagaggccaaccttctgcgcatataccacgcgttcctaatgagtcacatcaattacgtcgcctctgcccacaactggacgaaggtagaaaagacgaaactaaacacactcatgcgcaaaagcattaaacaagtccttggtttgcctcaaaacacgagcacttccggtctcgaccaactaggcatgcacaacggcatcgatgaagtgatcgaggcccagaccacggcccaagtgatccgcctctcctcctccaaggcaggccgccgacttctaagcgaggccggcatgtccccacacccctgccttgaacgcgcagtaaccctccccagagttgtccgagctacttacatggtaaccccatttccgcgaaatgtccacccacaacataacgaaggcagacggctggcccgcgctcgcgcgatcctaaaccgtaccgccgcgaatcgcaactctaccgcattcgtcgacgcagcgcaatacggtaactcctcctctttcgcactcgcggtagtagatggcgacggagccctacgctcagccgcctcggttaggctatcaacaagcgccatagccgaacaagttgctatagctttagcgatgaccgacccctcactcactaatgtcttcacagactctcgcgccgccattcgggcttacgaaaccggcaacatcgctccagaagcagcccgcattttacaaacacggaaatatacgggctcgcactacctctcttggttccctgcccacatgggcaaagacgttcacccacaacaacccaacctcaacgaaatggctcatgatcgagcacgagaactgacccgccgtgacgatcaatcagccaccgaagagctgggcccagacgtgcagtttaatgacccactactcaccttccatgaaattacctcccactaccgacacaacagaagccgataccctttaccccattcaaaactcgaacgcgcgcaagaagtagcctttagaatgttacaaacgagatcgtacccatcacggggccgactcagccattataactcagacataaattcacagtgcccagattgcacagaagtgtactgttcactcgcgcacatgctctggcaatgtcccgcgttacctcagggacctctcaccagtgagtccgactgggaggaggcactcaggagccccaatctccgaaaccaacttaaggcagtccagagggcccaagaactggcggaacgccaccacgttcccgccccgactcgggcgtcgcctacggtagcggctgctaggatgtcccacgtgggcaccctggtggcttaaactcctcaggaccatatattaaagttcttgactgactgactgactgactgctcAACCAGGACGATTCGACATTGACAGATGGTCACACTGCATTTGCTCAACTTTAAAATACTTGTCTACATACCGCTAACAATGACTAGATGTATATTGATTAAATAAACAAACTGAAAATGTACAGGAGGCTAGCCTGACAATATAACCCCTAAatcggattgaaaaaaaaaacaacaaagaaacagcCATTTCAATTATAAAGTACACACCTGGCTGGTAGGTTCTTGAGAACCACTTGAAGTGGTTCCAGGGTGTGGTACCGGTGGCATCAATGGGCATGGCTGCATCCGTGGCTGCTCTGAAGAAGGCGACGGAGGCTCTGGTAGCAGTAAGTGCTGCGGCGGTGGCAAAGGCAGCGTTGCTGACCACCCTTGTGGAGACAACGGCGAGCACGGCCatagtggtggtggcggcggtagtGGTGGCGACGGTGGTGGTGGCGACGGTGCCGATGGCTGCATGAACTGCAACGACCTTgcctgaaaatgcaaaaaaaaatctaaattaCACTTTTGAAgcatacagctttttttttttgcaaattgaATCGAATTTGTTTTTGTCAGTTTTATAATTGTATCTAACTTGTCTAAACTCACTCCATTATGCTTTTGTCCCTTTGTTTTTGGTgcaatacagtgaaatctcatTAAATCAAACATGCTTAATTAACAAATAACAATTCAGGGGACAGTGACAGCTCAATGTATGTCATCTAAAACGAcagtattatcaacagcagtgccctacttaccgagaaattgaggtaaatgcacgGGAACaaatgcgccgcagtaggacgtTCGCGAAATGATCCTTATGACGTCAGACAaactgcctacaattaatcactggtaatcaaactagctcactaaataaagaaccttccaagTATCAAAAGACgtaaaaaaatgctgcttgtcgagttgtttctcatgaaaaaagaaccgccgggagTTACAATGGAGAATAGCGCAAGTGGTTAGAAAATTCAACTTTTTCCTGGTTAAACTAGACAGGCCGTGCCATCTTGAGCCaaaacatgtctgccatttcgGAGCCTATTGTAGGAAATTGATCGATGGCCGCTGTTGCTGATGCGGCTCCTGGTGCTTTAGTTTCGCTAGTAGTGTCGGCGACCGTACAATaaaaagccgggcaacgttgtgcacggcaacagtgacgtgagactttccgcttcttgaggcgggtaaattAAAGTGCACTAGCTGATACAGACCACTAAAAcccaattttatttcaaaataagcacttccttggcacaaaaggcTTCTGGACCGGTAATCCAACAATAAAGGTCGACAACTTTGATTCTCCAGCTCGCATATTTGCCTCAACTGTACTGCTGACATCACTTCAAGTCGACCTATGAGAAGTCTCCGTTACAAAACCTGGCAGCACAGCCATGTTTGCCAAGTCATAGTTGAGTGAGGTTTGTAGTACCATACTGGTTCGATTGTGCCACCATAAAGATATTTCCTCTGTCATAAGTTGTGCAGCAATGTGTGATGATGCACACGGTTGACTGAATATTGCATCGAAATGTTTTGAAATCGGCATGTCTAATCATTACCGAAGCAGGAAAATAACAACTGGGCACAGCTTCATTCCCCTTCACGGCTGCTTTAAAACAACAGATAACGAAAATCTTGCTTTTCCTTTAAGTCGATTGTATTGACCCGCCACGACTCCCAACAGCTTTCTGGACTCCCAGTTGTTTCGCAAGTGCCTCCGGGATAGGCAACCTTAGAACAAGCAATGACATCATATGACGTCGTGATGACACGACCCATTTGGGAAACTTATTTCTGATGCCACGACGATGGCATCACAAGTTATTATTTGTCACTTTTGTTGGTGCTGACGGCCACTTTTCGCACTTGATGAAGCATCTTAATGCGTTGTCATATGCTCATACCTTCTCTTGAATGCTCCTGTGGGTGGCCTCATGTTCATAGGCGCCATGATTAGTAGCTGTGCTGCATTGGTGGCCGCAACAGGAACGGCTGGCCAATGTTTCTGTAAGAGAGCAAATGTGAAAAATAAAGAGCGCACATTTCTTAATTGCATCCTGAACGAAGCATTACTTTTTCAGAACTTCAATATATTACAACCTGATTAATACAAACATAATTATGCTGTATTTGCTCAAAGCTACACCAGCGCGTCAGGCTGATATTTCGCCCGATTTTACCGGAGTGCTTTTTGCTAAAATCCTCGGGTGCGATAAAACTCTTTCATACTCTGAGTTGCTCCAACCAAGTTGCCTTACCAATTTACTCTCTAGAAAACGTGTTATAAACAAAAGGAAATTAATCCCATGCATAGTGTAGTATACATTCCACTCAAAAAGATGGGTGAAGTTGAGATATTGACTGAAGCCTGTTAGGGTGAGAACATGGTAAATTAATGACACCAGCCATAAAAAGGAATACAAATAAGACATTTCAGCTCTCATAATGGGAGTCTTGTTCAGAGTGACAACTAGACGGAGTGAAAATATGCTTATGAGGACTTCAAAAGTCACTCAAAACTGCGAGTGTAGATAAGAATGAAGGTTCCATGTGTTATCAATGGTTCCATGTGTTATGTGTATCCATTGTTTAAATCAGCATTGATTGCAAGTGGTGTcctaagagtttttttttctaagcttaTGCCGTTATGCTAATCTATTTTATTGCTCAAGTTTTCAGGGTGTTttgccattgattgatatgtggggtttaacgtcccaaaaccactatatgattatgagagacgccgtggtggagggctccggaaatttagaccacctggagttctttaacgtgcacccaaatctgagcacacgggcctacaacatttccgcttccatcggaaatgcagccgccgcagccgggattccaacccgcgccctgcgggttagcagccgagtaccttagccactagaccaccccggcggggcagGGTGTTTTGCCAAGGCATTGGAAGACACCTTTACCTCGTTGACATCATTTGACATGCTGTCTGACCTGATGTTCGAAATTTCCAGTCTCACTGATTATACACAATCACAGTCTACAAGGTATCCAATAAGCATCAAGATacctttcttttttgtccttCATCTTTACCAGCCGATAATGCAATTTGTAGGAACGGAACTACTTGGACATCGTAATGGTTTTTGAACAAGTGCCTGACTCGCACGCATCAGACACGTACAGTATAGCGGCACGTTATCTTGGGAACACATGATCAGATCTTTGCGGCTGAAAGAGCTGGCGTTTAACGAGAGTTCGAGTAGCCGGATGCTAAGAGATCTCTGTGCACTTGCTGTAGGTCAGCAGCCCTGCTAGTCTGTATTGTGCAGATGCTATTGGTTCTAGCGACAAGTGAGACAACCACCGATATATTCTGGTTTGTCAGTTGCACCAAGTCAATGCCGGTACCTGatgttgtgtgtttttttctgtagACGGGAAACTTCAAACTGCGCTGGTCACATTTGACTAGGACTAGCAAGCGTGTGGCCGCACTTGCTGTCTTCCAGAAATGCTTTGAAGAAAGAAGTATCGTTGATGGCACACGGCACCACACACCAAAttttttgggtggtttgtggcttcctcGATAAGTTCCGCTTTTTCAAATAGATGccgcaaaaaacaagaaaaaaacgagaaaaaagaagcaCTGCTCGTTAAATTGGCATGAGGGAACACATTTTAAAAACGACGCTGCTGGTTGGCGCCCAATGTGCCATATTCAATGCTCCTCACTGCTGGAAttcaaaatggcagcataacaTTATTGGCAAGCTCCCAAGCAGGTGATTattcaaacacattccagttcTGCAGACACAATGAAATGCGGGTAGAAA
The sequence above is drawn from the Rhipicephalus microplus isolate Deutch F79 chromosome 3, USDA_Rmic, whole genome shotgun sequence genome and encodes:
- the LOC119181173 gene encoding uncharacterized protein LOC119181173 isoform X2 — protein: MLQNELKTLASRSCCGHQCSTATNHGAYEHEATHRSIQEKARSLQFMQPSAPSPPPPSPPLPPPPPLWPCSPLSPQGWSATLPLPPPQHLLLPEPPSPSSEQPRMQPCPLMPPVPHPGTTSSGSQEPTSQIHLGNGIFLEQEKWSWLLSRPRDSLFCKEATKLLWGVSALHNRSITGAPCRRYVRSENQAPPTRALTPKKLEAVGNAFSKYIAGRPSETAPMERLRKMNRFIAEMLNDLNK